ATGCCTTCCGGACGCGAGACCTGCACTGCAACAGTTACGTCGAGAACGGGCTGGAGGACAAGGAAGACGAGGACGTGTGCCGGTTCTGCTTGATGGCGGATGGCGGGGCGGCGTTTGTCGAGTTGTTTCCGGGCGGCGGCGGGAGCATAGCGGATGAGGTGCAAACGATGCGGGATTGTTTAGGGGTTGAGATCAACAGCTGGGACATGGTGACGAAGATTTGCGGGGAATGTGTGGGCGGTGTTAAAGAGTTGGCTACATTTCGGACGGAATTTTCGCCGACGGCCGGCACGGTGAAGCTGGAGGACGTGATGGATTCGTCGGATTCGTACAGAATAGAAGTGTTGCTAGTAGCGGCACTTAATCAGCATTATCTTAGCTTTTGACAATGCTAATGATTTAGTGTTGATTTGCATCAACAAATGCTGTTGGAAGACTAATCAGCTATAGAATGCCGatttattgctattttatgacttttttaagtgctggatggttacttgggtagacatcaagggtgcattcgattcagtctccatcgaggtgttgggagtaaagctgcggcggagcggtctcaatccgacgatgtgcaacttcctcatcaacctgttgtcagaaaaacacatgcactttgtgcaaggtgatctggcaatcacccggataagttacatgggtttggcacaaggctcacgccttagtccatccatgtataacttctacgtcagcgacatcgatgattgcttgaccggagatgATTGCTtgacagtaccgaagtcttcgcattgtcttgggatgcatgcactcaactcacaacatgaccctcgaggtcttggcgggagtgttgcctctgcgaactcgttactacgaactgtcttaccggttcctgatccggtgtgattacaggaataaactggtaattgacaactttgaaacgttgctgaaccttcacgttgagtctcggcgcatgcttctatattatgactttatgtcatcgtgggagtggagcccgagcacaacggtacagcgcacgactctgttaaccagcagcaccctgattggcttcgacacgtccatgaaaaccgatactcgcggtatcccaaaccatcttctgcggggagttataccgtcgatcttcgcatcaaagtacaaccatgttcctccaaacaacagattcttcaccgatggctccaatctcgacggctgtacgggcttcggtgtttatcatgaatcttatcagctgttctttaagctgaaggacctgagttcggtttacgtcgcagagttagcttTTCCaacatacattatttttttttatttatttattccgtATCGTAACTTAAGACATTGTCTTTTTTATTGTTACATTGTGTGTTCTGCTTGAATTCAATTTACTTTAATGAACTCTCTTAATTAACTAATGGTTTAGATTGAGGTTGATAAGCAGATCacgcttgaaaatatttttggaaggaGTTTGTTTTAACGTTACAGGTAGACTATTCCAATTTGCGATGCCTCTTGCAAAAAACGATTGACTATAATAAAACGACCTATGATTAGGTATAATAAAGCTAAATGTTCTGGTGTTTCGAAAAGGTAATAACTTTTCAAATAGGTAATTGGGTTTCTTGGAGTTGATGATCCTATGCAATACCATACATGaacgaaatttataaaaattagaaaaattacatCCAATTAGTCTTTTTTGTAAATGTGAAACATGAGAATAtcgatttaaattgaaaacatatcTTACGCATGCGTTTAATGCAATACGTAATCTATCCACGTGCATACCAGAAGCATTAGAATATATAAAATCAGTATAAATGAAGTGTGGAAAAATAAGTGATTTGAATAAACAAAGCTTAGTTTCAACATCAAGGTGTTTAGTTGTCAAAGTAAGCTGTTTTAAAGCAATGTAAATTTTCTTGCACTGAGATTTAATTTGAAGATCccattctaaattatttttaaaaatgagtccCAGATTATTTGCTTCTGTAACAAAAGAAATTTGTGAACCATTCAGATTCAAGTTCGGAAAATCAGGTGGTATTCTTAATTTACTGATTAATAATGCTTTTGTTTTAGTAGGATTTATAGATAATAAATTAGATTCCGACCAAGAATTAATctgatttaaatcaaaattaattttatggcTTATATCAGGTATGCTAAAGTTTTCACTTGAGCAGAAATATATTTGTACGTCATCAGCAAATAAATGTACTGAACAGTATTTTAGGACACCAGGCAAATCATTGATGAACAAGGAAAACAGTAATGGTCCAAGAATAGATCCTTGTGGAACTCCAGACTCGCATAAAATA
This genomic window from Culex pipiens pallens isolate TS unplaced genomic scaffold, TS_CPP_V2 Cpp_Un0119, whole genome shotgun sequence contains:
- the LOC128093788 gene encoding uncharacterized protein LOC128093788, translated to MTVKNCHLFVSFVYKLSPLQYFSSLRYFFHLRNRSSQQPSPQFTSNLCKKPSADLRSDPEIADTTIDCLGLGISSEVDPTVRICAGCAERVDAQHAFRTRDLHCNSYVENGLEDKEDEDVCRFCLMADGGAAFVELFPGGGGSIADEVQTMRDCLGVEINSWDMVTKICGECVGGVKELATFRTEFSPTAGTVKLEDVMDSSDSYRIEVLLVAALNQHYLSF